The nucleotide sequence GCCCGTAATCCCCAACGCGGCCCGAGCTGGTAGCCAAGCCCCAGAAAGACATCTTCCGCGCGTCCCGGTCCGCCCGCCAGGGCATCGGCCTCCATAAGCGCCTGCCACCGTTCCGAGATACGGAATTCAGCCAGCAGATTGAGCAGCGGCACGAAGCCTACGTTACTGAAATGCGTGTCCTGCGTGTCAGACATGAGGCGCACGTCGGCATCGCGGATTTTGGCGGTGAAACCTACCCCCAGCCGGAAGCGATTGGTTCGTACCAGCCTGTAGCGGTAGGTCAGGCGGTAGGAATTGAACTGGTACAGGGCAGTCACGGGTTGCCCAGCGGCAAAGGCCTGTCCGTTAAAATTGACTACCCGGTCGAATGTTCCTTCGTAGGTAGCCGTCAGGGGCGCGTAGAGGGCCGTGATGGTGTGGCGGTCGTTGAAGGTGTAGCCCAGGCGCAGGCGGTAGTAAGCGAGGGGCGTTATGTCGAATTCTTTGCCCAAATCGAAGCGGGTGCCGCTCGTGTTAGGAATGCTGATTTTGTTATAAGGGGTACCAAAGACTATGCCCGCCTCCGCATCAATCCAGAATTGGGCGTAGGTAGAAGTGATTGGTAGTAAAGCGAATAGGAGCGCGTAACGAATGATTTTCATGGAGGATGCTTTTCGTTTTTGCTTTTTGTGCTTAATGAAAAAGCGTACTCCACAAAAAGCAGACCACTACTGCTCTTTAAATCCTACAATTCGCCCGTATTGATACTGTGTTGAATGAGAAAGCAGGCGGCGATGGAAAATAAAGCAATCAACCCGGTGAAGATTAGCTGAAATATAAACCCTTTACCGGAATCGAGCTGTATGTCGGCAGGATTCTGCTTGTTGTAATACAGGGGTAGCTGCTGACCAATCTGGTAGGGCATGCCTGCCACGGTAATCCGCAGGCCGACGCTTTCACCCGTTTCCACAATGGTATACT is from Salmonirosea aquatica and encodes:
- a CDS encoding DUF3592 domain-containing protein translates to MFIAYTVIVILGFVPLVITLSRIRAVKRMKEQGTHVMGTIREVSGSTGKSLNSAIIQYTIVETGESVGLRITVAGMPYQIGQQLPLYYNKQNPADIQLDSGKGFIFQLIFTGLIALFSIAACFLIQHSINTGEL